A genomic region of Trueperaceae bacterium contains the following coding sequences:
- a CDS encoding glycoside hydrolase family 3 N-terminal domain-containing protein translates to MTYSTPNDGSEMTAAENPSIFGPLQGAVRMLIVLILCSAPFAALAQQVPAEELVGRLLLLAYPGAEAPLERLEEFEPAGFLIYPSNVPSTRAAREATRALQEAADYPLLFGIDQEGGPFTTYRVDDATIFPGNMALAATGDPRLATAVARATGEELTYAGFNMNFAPVVDVNINPDNPIIGIRSFGASVDTVSRFGRAYLLGLEESGVAAVAKHFPGHGDTSTDSHLALPSVDGDLERLEAVELPPFRAMVEAGVPAIMTAHVTFPAIEPELPATLSSAALTGLLRGDLGFEGLIVTDYMDMEAIDENFGAGEAAVMSVLAGADLVLLGPDLEKQREVHAALLEAVRSGRLSEERVRQAVARGRAVAERHRPSWDGPTPDYESHRQLATRVAALGATLLINDDILPLPEDARVLVVAPRPSLFGEPPHLGSVLAQSVAGVQSFTVSERPTQGQIEEAVRLAQGADVVVLGSYHWLGGFPAGSAELEARLAATGRPLVVVALGNPDDLRFLPERPDAYLAVYGYRGSNLRGAAAILTGAAQPSGTLPVPVGEFPIGAGMQGY, encoded by the coding sequence GTGACCTACTCGACCCCGAACGACGGTAGCGAGATGACTGCTGCCGAGAATCCCTCGATCTTCGGGCCTCTCCAAGGCGCCGTGCGCATGCTGATCGTGCTGATCCTCTGCTCGGCACCCTTCGCTGCTCTCGCTCAACAGGTGCCGGCCGAGGAGCTGGTGGGTCGGCTGCTTCTGCTCGCTTACCCCGGCGCCGAAGCGCCGCTCGAGCGGCTCGAAGAGTTCGAGCCAGCCGGCTTCCTCATCTACCCCAGCAACGTGCCCTCCACGCGGGCCGCGCGGGAGGCGACCCGCGCCTTGCAGGAGGCGGCAGACTATCCCCTGCTGTTCGGCATCGACCAGGAGGGAGGTCCGTTCACCACCTACCGGGTCGATGACGCGACCATCTTCCCCGGAAACATGGCCCTGGCTGCAACTGGGGATCCCCGACTGGCTACCGCCGTCGCCCGCGCTACCGGCGAGGAACTAACCTACGCGGGCTTCAACATGAACTTCGCGCCGGTGGTGGACGTGAACATCAATCCCGACAACCCGATCATCGGCATCCGCTCGTTCGGCGCCAGCGTCGACACGGTCTCCCGGTTCGGCCGCGCCTACCTCCTGGGCCTGGAGGAGTCAGGTGTCGCGGCGGTGGCCAAGCATTTCCCGGGCCACGGCGACACCTCCACCGACTCGCACCTCGCGCTTCCCAGCGTCGACGGCGACCTGGAACGCCTCGAGGCGGTGGAGCTCCCCCCCTTCAGAGCTATGGTGGAGGCTGGCGTGCCCGCGATCATGACGGCGCACGTCACCTTCCCGGCTATCGAACCGGAACTGCCCGCCACCCTGTCGTCGGCGGCACTGACCGGTCTCCTGCGCGGCGACCTCGGGTTCGAGGGGCTAATAGTCACGGACTACATGGACATGGAAGCCATCGACGAGAACTTCGGGGCCGGCGAGGCGGCGGTGATGAGCGTGCTCGCCGGCGCCGACCTGGTGCTGCTCGGGCCTGACCTGGAGAAGCAGCGCGAGGTGCACGCTGCCCTGCTCGAGGCCGTACGCAGCGGCAGGCTCAGTGAGGAGCGGGTGCGGCAAGCGGTCGCGCGCGGCCGAGCGGTCGCGGAGCGCCACCGTCCCAGCTGGGACGGGCCGACCCCTGACTACGAATCGCACCGGCAACTGGCGACCCGGGTAGCCGCCCTTGGCGCAACGCTCCTGATCAACGACGACATCCTGCCACTCCCCGAAGACGCTCGCGTCCTGGTAGTAGCACCGCGACCGAGCCTGTTCGGCGAGCCGCCCCACCTAGGTTCCGTGTTGGCGCAGAGCGTAGCCGGGGTCCAGAGTTTCACCGTCTCAGAGCGGCCCACCCAGGGTCAGATCGAGGAGGCGGTCCGCCTGGCTCAGGGCGCCGATGTCGTGGTGCTGGGCAGCTACCACTGGCTAGGCGGGTTCCCGGCCGGATCGGCGGAGCTGGAGGCACGGCTCGCCGCGACAGGCAGGCCGCTCGTGGTCGTGGCCCTGGGGAACCCGGACGACCTCCGCTTCCTCCCCGAACGTCCCGACGCTTATCTGGCAGTCTACGGCTACCGCGGCTCGAACTTGCGCGGCGCCGCCGCGATATTGACCGGGGCAGCCCAGCCGAGCGGGACCTTGCCGGTTCCGGTAGGCGAGTTCCCCATCGGCGCGGGGATGCAGGGCTACTAG
- a CDS encoding gamma-glutamyl-gamma-aminobutyrate hydrolase family protein, with translation MERPRILLTTSTEFRDRGLRREDTLTGRNYSEAVALAGGLPLLAANLEPGLVHAFLEGIDGVLFTGGADIDPEYFGRQPEPRLGKVDRRRDEFELALYRAARERSLPVLGVCRGIQVINVAEGGTLHQHLPDLPEMIQHDQVDIGGAPSHAVSLEQECFLARELGRTALRTNSHHHQGIEHLGENLRVVGRTGDGLIEAIEASAGAPLLAVQWHPEMSFRDHPDQLLPFEFLVGAALGPRASSSERADARPARS, from the coding sequence GTGGAACGACCCCGCATACTGCTCACGACCTCCACCGAGTTCAGAGACCGCGGTCTGCGCCGGGAGGACACCCTCACCGGCCGCAACTACTCTGAGGCGGTGGCGCTGGCTGGCGGCCTGCCGTTACTCGCCGCCAATCTCGAGCCAGGACTCGTCCACGCCTTCCTGGAGGGGATCGACGGCGTACTCTTCACGGGGGGCGCCGACATCGATCCGGAATACTTCGGCCGCCAGCCGGAGCCTCGGCTAGGCAAGGTCGACCGCCGCCGTGACGAGTTCGAACTCGCCCTCTACCGGGCCGCTCGGGAGCGTTCGCTGCCGGTCCTCGGGGTCTGCCGCGGTATCCAGGTGATCAACGTCGCCGAAGGGGGCACCCTCCACCAGCATCTGCCTGACCTGCCGGAGATGATCCAGCACGACCAGGTGGACATCGGCGGAGCACCGAGCCACGCCGTTTCCCTCGAACAGGAGTGCTTCCTCGCGCGCGAACTCGGCCGGACCGCTCTTCGGACGAACTCGCACCACCACCAGGGGATCGAACACCTGGGCGAGAACCTGAGGGTGGTGGGCCGGACCGGTGACGGGCTGATCGAGGCGATCGAGGCCAGCGCCGGAGCGCCGCTCCTCGCGGTGCAGTGGCACCCCGAGATGAGCTTCCGCGACCATCCGGACCAGTTGCTGCCGTTCGAGTTCCTGGTGGGAGCGGCGCTGGGCCCCAGAGCCTCATCGAGCGAACGAGCCGACGCCAGGCCTGCCAGGAGCTAG